Proteins encoded together in one Fibrobacter sp. UWB10 window:
- a CDS encoding ABC-ATPase domain-containing protein, which translates to MKALYQKIRTLNGKNYGLYKSLADKPWDFGDFALEFLHVQGDPYAPASRVVIKANLSMLGYAGEWGGSFERRLALSDFLHRKLSRLVKEKYPDKDAAIVFDTAGPEMLVRNSLWIDNGELRACLQVRLPGEGRKIQAEVAAEILTMVLPDLVSAGLYYSKSDEAALQEHFRVLAERKEILAQLESRGLCAFVPDGAVLPRASGLSELPLEGAVPFTAPEQMAVTLNVCGREIRGMGIPKGITVITGGAFHGKSTLLQALTRAVYPHIPGDGREGIVIDESALRVGVEDGRSVRGTDLSQFVRDLPGGVSTKNFNTLSASGSTSEAANLLEAMEAGASTFLIDEDSSAVNFLIRDIRVRKLLGDDREPLIPLTDRIREISAQGYSFILVAGACGDYLDLADNIVIMANYKAECAKSSQSPESQQSTAAASSARPFVAYMQPLQKSVRPTSAVERQVKVKLSGDTLLQIGFLVSDTSRLNTLVDKQQRLGAGFVLLNLLQNAASNSESSDTSAAGDSVAATIQKLHEKIQNVGFRNLPQGMSREMSLPRVVDIACVAFRLREGSR; encoded by the coding sequence ATGAAAGCCCTTTACCAGAAAATTCGCACTTTAAATGGCAAAAATTATGGTCTCTACAAGTCTCTTGCAGACAAACCATGGGATTTTGGCGACTTTGCGTTGGAATTCCTGCATGTGCAAGGCGACCCGTATGCGCCGGCTTCTAGAGTCGTAATCAAGGCGAATCTTTCGATGCTCGGTTACGCGGGCGAATGGGGTGGCTCTTTTGAACGCCGCTTGGCGTTAAGCGATTTCTTGCACCGCAAACTTTCGCGACTGGTTAAAGAAAAGTATCCCGATAAGGATGCCGCCATTGTATTCGATACGGCTGGACCCGAGATGCTGGTGCGAAATTCCCTGTGGATTGATAACGGCGAGCTCCGGGCCTGCCTGCAGGTAAGGCTCCCAGGCGAAGGCCGCAAGATTCAGGCCGAAGTCGCTGCCGAAATTTTGACGATGGTGTTGCCGGACCTGGTGTCGGCAGGGCTTTATTACAGCAAGTCCGACGAGGCCGCGTTGCAGGAACATTTCCGCGTGCTCGCCGAACGCAAGGAGATTTTGGCCCAGCTCGAAAGTCGCGGGCTGTGTGCATTCGTGCCCGATGGCGCAGTGCTTCCGCGAGCCTCTGGCTTGAGCGAATTGCCGCTGGAAGGTGCGGTGCCGTTTACCGCTCCCGAACAGATGGCGGTGACTTTGAATGTGTGCGGTCGCGAAATTCGCGGCATGGGAATCCCGAAGGGAATCACCGTGATTACGGGTGGCGCCTTCCATGGAAAGTCGACTTTGCTGCAGGCCTTGACCCGCGCGGTCTACCCGCATATTCCGGGCGACGGCCGCGAAGGAATCGTGATTGACGAATCGGCACTCCGCGTGGGCGTCGAAGACGGCCGCAGCGTGCGCGGCACAGACTTGTCGCAGTTCGTGCGCGACTTGCCGGGCGGCGTTTCGACTAAGAATTTCAATACGCTTTCGGCGTCGGGCTCAACAAGCGAAGCTGCAAACTTGCTCGAGGCTATGGAAGCGGGGGCCAGCACCTTCTTGATCGACGAGGATTCTTCGGCGGTGAACTTCTTGATTCGCGACATTCGCGTGCGCAAGCTCTTGGGCGATGACCGCGAACCGCTAATTCCCTTGACCGACCGCATCCGCGAAATCTCGGCTCAGGGCTACAGCTTTATTCTGGTGGCAGGCGCTTGCGGCGACTATCTCGACCTTGCCGACAACATCGTGATCATGGCAAACTACAAGGCTGAATGTGCAAAGTCTTCGCAGTCGCCGGAATCGCAACAGTCTACAGCCGCGGCCTCAAGCGCGCGCCCGTTTGTAGCCTACATGCAACCTTTGCAAAAATCGGTGCGCCCCACCTCTGCGGTCGAGCGCCAAGTCAAGGTAAAACTTTCCGGCGATACTTTGTTGCAAATCGGGTTCCTAGTGTCCGACACATCGCGCCTCAATACGCTTGTCGACAAGCAGCAGCGCCTGGGGGCGGGCTTTGTGCTTTTGAACTTGTTGCAGAACGCCGCCAGCAATTCGGAATCGTCCGATACCTCTGCTGCCGGTGATTCTGTCGCCGCGACTATCCAGAAGCTTCACGAAAAAATCCAGAACGTAGGCTTCCGTAACCTGCCGCAGGGCATGAGCCGCGAAATGAGCCTCCCGCGTGTCGTCGACATCGCCTGCGTGGCGTTCAGACTGAGGGAAGGCTCTAGGTAG
- a CDS encoding HAMP domain-containing sensor histidine kinase, whose protein sequence is MFISIFLVIAIPLTILFVKTYEQSTALEEKKVEERIDAAYESLKLRLSSDFNLENSRSYKDYGILNSITVIGGNSRLFSEFFSFPDSSGPYCDFDSLFRQCRKGLLGHFQISHSGELLTPFYPDTSTGIGKSMWDNFSFDDQEQRKKTRDLIQYLLIKLDIRNGLPKRTVQTVDSTEAIDQLYDEIPDLQIPTRVELTSEEEALTYMAETAKNDTTVTPDIPIFTGSNTNVNITDLKIRMTTDYIVFFRTIYIGMLPIVQGFVVDKNIYLNYMTQEEQLAYAKLPYAIELVYEDTVLLTIGKNNAEYELRTKRPLPPPYDKIVFKMYSSEISGSADLTILFSGLILLIVIAVCLITIYRFTQSKVALAAKRQDFVSAITHELKTPLTAIKMYAELLQNSWVASEEKKQRYYGQIASEADRLSRLIQNVLNLSKLDGNRWNVQLRKERPKAVLDDFVATYSKNIEKQGFELTVSTDTDADNVALLIDRDAVMQILMNLVDNSLKFSKNASYKMISIELRVNNGDMYLAVRDYGPGIPASEMKKVFQEFYRVENEMTRSTSGTGIGLSMVKKLCTLTNMKIDIENAGPGLRTKIHFPPLDI, encoded by the coding sequence GTGTTTATTTCCATTTTCTTGGTCATCGCAATTCCCTTGACCATCTTGTTCGTCAAGACATACGAGCAATCCACGGCGCTCGAAGAAAAGAAAGTTGAAGAACGCATCGACGCCGCCTACGAAAGTCTCAAACTCAGACTCTCTTCGGACTTTAATCTGGAAAACAGCCGTTCCTATAAGGACTACGGCATTCTGAACTCGATTACCGTGATTGGCGGTAACAGCCGACTCTTCTCGGAATTCTTCTCGTTCCCGGATTCTAGCGGACCGTACTGCGACTTCGACTCGCTGTTCCGCCAGTGTCGCAAGGGTTTGCTCGGGCATTTCCAGATTTCGCATAGCGGCGAACTTTTGACGCCTTTCTACCCCGACACGAGTACCGGCATCGGTAAATCCATGTGGGACAACTTCTCGTTTGACGACCAGGAACAGCGCAAAAAAACCCGCGACCTGATTCAGTACCTGCTCATAAAGCTCGACATTCGAAACGGACTCCCCAAGCGCACGGTGCAGACGGTCGACTCGACCGAAGCGATTGACCAACTGTACGACGAAATTCCAGACCTGCAGATTCCCACCCGCGTGGAACTCACCTCTGAAGAAGAAGCTTTGACCTACATGGCTGAAACGGCCAAGAACGATACGACCGTTACGCCCGACATTCCGATTTTCACCGGTAGCAACACGAACGTCAACATTACGGACCTCAAGATTCGCATGACGACGGACTACATCGTGTTCTTCCGTACGATTTATATCGGCATGCTCCCGATTGTGCAGGGCTTTGTCGTCGACAAGAATATCTACCTGAACTACATGACTCAGGAAGAACAGCTCGCCTACGCCAAGTTGCCTTACGCGATTGAATTGGTGTACGAAGACACAGTGCTCTTGACTATCGGCAAGAACAACGCCGAATACGAGCTTAGGACCAAGCGCCCGCTGCCGCCGCCCTACGACAAGATTGTCTTCAAGATGTACTCCAGCGAAATCAGCGGATCTGCAGACTTGACCATTCTGTTTAGCGGCTTGATTCTGTTGATTGTGATTGCGGTATGCCTGATTACGATTTACCGTTTTACGCAGAGCAAGGTGGCACTTGCCGCCAAGCGTCAGGACTTTGTGTCTGCCATTACGCATGAACTTAAAACGCCGCTGACCGCCATCAAGATGTATGCAGAACTGTTGCAGAATTCTTGGGTGGCAAGCGAAGAAAAGAAACAGCGTTACTACGGCCAGATTGCAAGCGAAGCCGACCGACTTTCGCGCCTGATCCAGAACGTGCTTAACTTGTCCAAACTCGATGGAAACCGCTGGAACGTACAGTTGCGCAAGGAACGCCCGAAGGCTGTGCTTGACGACTTTGTAGCGACCTACAGCAAGAACATCGAAAAGCAAGGATTCGAGCTCACTGTGTCTACCGACACCGATGCCGATAACGTGGCACTCCTGATCGACCGCGACGCCGTGATGCAGATTCTGATGAACCTGGTGGACAACTCGCTTAAGTTCTCGAAAAACGCAAGCTACAAGATGATTAGCATCGAGCTGCGCGTGAACAACGGCGACATGTACCTTGCCGTGCGCGACTACGGCCCAGGCATTCCGGCATCTGAAATGAAAAAAGTGTTCCAGGAATTCTACCGTGTCGAAAACGAAATGACGCGTTCTACAAGCGGAACGGGTATCGGTCTTTCGATGGTGAAAAAACTCTGTACGCTCACCAACATGAAAATCGATATCGAAAATGCAGGCCCTGGTCTCAGAACCAAGATTCACTTCCCGCCGCTCGACATTTAG
- a CDS encoding PEGA domain-containing protein, which produces MKKLYVFALLVAFLFTAAVADDDPPPRGKAATITIITNPPNSDVFLGGEPLGKSPIENMNVKSGRQTLVVIDQGYELVNQRVNIWPGNDKRNVFDFGTKIPKGAIKVTTIPGKCLIYIDGDNADKTDGAALTINNLDAGDHVIRAECSNRKSAEALVTVKGEETVEVTLDASGKKKKK; this is translated from the coding sequence ATGAAAAAGCTTTACGTTTTTGCGCTTTTGGTCGCATTCCTCTTTACCGCCGCCGTCGCTGACGACGATCCACCTCCGCGCGGTAAGGCTGCAACTATTACCATCATTACCAACCCGCCTAACAGTGATGTGTTCCTCGGTGGCGAACCTCTCGGCAAGAGCCCGATCGAAAACATGAACGTGAAGTCTGGCCGCCAGACCCTCGTGGTGATCGACCAGGGTTACGAACTGGTGAACCAGCGCGTGAACATTTGGCCGGGTAACGATAAGCGCAACGTGTTCGACTTCGGCACCAAGATTCCTAAGGGTGCTATCAAGGTGACCACCATTCCGGGCAAGTGCCTTATCTACATTGACGGCGACAATGCCGACAAGACCGACGGCGCAGCTCTCACCATCAACAACCTCGATGCCGGTGACCACGTGATTCGCGCAGAATGCTCCAACCGCAAGTCTGCTGAAGCTCTCGTGACCGTGAAGGGCGAAGAAACGGTCGAAGTGACCCTCGACGCTTCTGGCAAGAAGAAGAAAAAGTAA
- a CDS encoding response regulator transcription factor: protein MTTENTSTTKILIIEDEIAIAEGLIDLCKLNGYNVKHCADGESGLAEALTKQYNLVLLDLMLPGMDGFTVCDKIREQDKSLPIIILSAKNADDDIINGLKYGADDYIPKPFSVPMLLARIDAVLRRSRQTMENEGKLVAGSLRVNFREYTGTRGTEELAFTRKEIEILEYLWRNRDHAVPRSELLRKVWGYENADSVDTRTVDIHITKLRKKIEDDPSHPKLLVTFRGEGYQMRSAPECDK, encoded by the coding sequence ATGACGACTGAAAATACTAGCACCACAAAGATTCTTATCATCGAAGATGAAATCGCCATTGCTGAAGGCCTGATCGACCTCTGCAAGTTGAATGGTTACAATGTCAAGCACTGCGCCGACGGCGAAAGCGGTCTTGCCGAAGCCCTCACCAAGCAGTACAACCTCGTTCTTTTGGACTTGATGCTCCCGGGCATGGACGGCTTTACCGTTTGCGACAAGATTCGCGAACAGGACAAGAGCCTCCCGATTATCATTCTTTCTGCAAAGAACGCAGACGACGACATCATCAACGGTCTCAAGTACGGCGCCGACGACTACATTCCGAAGCCGTTCTCCGTTCCGATGCTCTTGGCCCGTATCGATGCCGTGCTCCGTCGCAGCCGTCAGACCATGGAAAACGAAGGCAAGCTCGTTGCTGGCAGCCTGCGCGTGAACTTCCGCGAATACACCGGCACCCGCGGCACCGAAGAACTCGCCTTTACCCGTAAGGAAATCGAAATTCTTGAATACCTGTGGCGCAACCGCGACCACGCCGTTCCCCGTTCCGAACTGCTCCGCAAGGTCTGGGGTTACGAAAATGCTGATTCTGTGGACACCCGTACCGTGGACATCCACATTACCAAGCTCCGCAAGAAAATCGAAGACGATCCGTCGCACCCGAAACTCTTGGTCACCTTCCGTGGAGAAGGCTACCAGATGCGTTCTGCACCTGAATGCGACAAGTAA
- a CDS encoding ATP-dependent 6-phosphofructokinase, translating to MTQEDILNNPEKYDLSIETVGKGTLKSPMKGVPFVSEADRVSLTADVSRIQDFCKRGLEIPSLEAAGPRETIFHDPAWTRAGIVTCGGLCPGLNNVIKGLVQVLWFDYGVRNIFGIPYGYRGLNPAYGYSPMILNPDVVDAIQEDGGTILGSSRGNQDAKIMVDTLMRLNINVLFCIGGDGTLRGAHDIAQEIKKRKQPISVIGIPKTIDNDLNLIDRTFGFETAVLSATDVITSAHNEANGAFNGLGLVKLMGRDSGFIAAYAALATTVVNICLVPEVPFTLDGLFKALESRYSSGKTHAVVTVAEGAGQELFKDQPERRDASGNILKNDIGEFLTRKIKEHFDKVGKEINIKYFDPSYMVRSIPAQGTDAIFCFQLAEAAVHAGMAGKTDMVVGSMNNAFSHVPIEYAVSERKKINPNGALWHAVLGITRQQDYFSGKGKGK from the coding sequence ATGACGCAAGAAGACATCTTGAATAATCCGGAAAAATACGACCTCTCTATTGAGACGGTTGGAAAGGGGACTTTAAAATCGCCCATGAAGGGAGTCCCGTTCGTATCGGAAGCTGACCGAGTGAGCCTTACGGCCGACGTTAGCCGCATTCAAGATTTTTGCAAGCGCGGGCTTGAAATTCCGTCGCTCGAAGCAGCCGGCCCCCGCGAAACGATTTTCCACGACCCCGCCTGGACGCGTGCAGGTATTGTGACTTGCGGCGGTCTTTGCCCGGGCTTGAACAACGTAATCAAGGGTCTTGTGCAGGTGCTGTGGTTTGACTACGGCGTGCGCAACATCTTTGGTATTCCGTACGGCTACCGTGGTTTGAACCCGGCCTACGGTTATTCCCCGATGATCTTGAACCCCGACGTGGTGGACGCCATCCAGGAAGACGGCGGTACCATTCTCGGAAGCTCCCGCGGAAACCAGGACGCCAAGATCATGGTCGACACCTTGATGCGCCTGAACATTAACGTGCTGTTCTGCATTGGCGGCGACGGCACGCTCCGAGGCGCCCACGACATTGCCCAAGAAATCAAGAAGCGCAAGCAGCCTATTTCGGTGATTGGCATTCCGAAGACAATCGACAACGACTTGAACCTGATTGACCGCACCTTCGGTTTCGAAACTGCCGTGCTCAGCGCCACCGACGTGATTACCAGCGCCCACAACGAAGCTAACGGCGCCTTTAACGGCCTTGGCCTGGTGAAGCTCATGGGTCGCGATTCCGGCTTTATTGCCGCCTACGCAGCGCTCGCCACGACGGTCGTGAACATTTGCCTGGTACCCGAAGTACCCTTTACGCTCGACGGGCTCTTCAAGGCCCTGGAAAGCCGCTACAGCAGCGGTAAGACGCATGCCGTGGTGACCGTTGCCGAAGGTGCCGGTCAGGAACTGTTCAAGGACCAGCCCGAACGCAGGGATGCTAGCGGAAACATCTTGAAGAACGACATTGGCGAATTCCTGACGCGTAAGATCAAGGAACACTTCGACAAGGTCGGCAAAGAAATCAATATCAAGTACTTTGACCCGAGCTACATGGTGCGTAGCATTCCGGCTCAAGGTACCGACGCTATTTTCTGTTTTCAGCTCGCCGAAGCCGCCGTACATGCAGGTATGGCCGGCAAGACCGACATGGTCGTGGGCAGCATGAACAACGCTTTCTCGCACGTGCCTATCGAATACGCCGTCAGCGAACGTAAGAAGATTAACCCGAACGGTGCGCTCTGGCACGCCGTTCTCGGTATCACGCGCCAGCAGGATTACTTCTCCGGTAAGGGGAAGGGGAAGTAA
- a CDS encoding fibro-slime domain-containing protein, with the protein MRCNLIKRATQLLALLVPATFAATYTLTATHEGELYYAIYNNAKDEWATGCSSIPNRSVSFNIESRRVLPNYDLYVFTDASCQNLLTSEGISFSDLYPTSQQARITISNDGTWKFTSQGGFPGGPTNPGGPGAGDNPGDPGKDNPGKLAEGMKVISFFTPWTNTNAQVFVDGTPTAMIPLDNYCGWFIAAVKAPTENFTVYFKQTIGENFVGAQGLTSSQPDITAEIKLDSVAALSDTVWVKGNQEGEPGVYAEHPAGVLGECPLKKLPVMMFDWLHGNKGDGVNGNGNPEYGVSADFGSGGCSGSPMRGMVETQLGANGVPVPATPFPENCKITEHLSSWFLPESLAVDAQGNKLTNMTCRDLYISMDSAGFWLAEISKDAISTGNEANRGGMFLLDDFKYLDEAGTIPNPYYDQQRGGKDNANHNFGFTMKVQATFEYIPGQYFDFLGDDDVWVFINNKLVVDIGGQHAQVAGAVDLDTLGLTPGETYNFHIFYAERHTSSSNFRMHTSIDLKTEASILLKNPNNDPSMIDREVWQKIRKNKLACDFTEGEKELSLERGPSIFTLFGGNLPSNGVVLDTAGMWFGGITVNSDFDSFRIDKESIKDNRGLAPGVYYLRVTLRSDNSQYKDVYFVVGAYELPNIVFADSTGKNLGSTVRSDTLPLNMNKDVTMWVGQSYKVYVQYAEDWASDEVVYPSTNFEDLIPCDSLGNPITEVKLVNGKGSFYVKAVGELWGGTLYVKGQASGNTAVWNGINFALPPVPQIKLAEIFDRDGDGRGDSIWIEFDGTLGGKNRLDSAKFTFGTKFQDAYKLTYRDGGTHATIVASGSGFGGAVFTGGVDKVYTGQITVWYTYSDNGKTSFFPAQGQLQDQIGPVITAAEVSYMSDGNTQLLLTFSEGLQNGEKTSDMFQFHVWKNGIMSTDVKQASDISAAATNQWKLIFPKGTDTDIIPAVGDSVRFTAPPQVSLVNDLMYVPPHANNPWIRITGEQRVTITSPGVVTLNPGTPAYDSAKTIITSESATVPKIVQDPSILTAEQAAAAYGTQGHFLGDLNMAELVENEIADIMKAIQGNPVYTDKKADASKGEKTTYTIEEIIAQVSSGQMSINEAKKKFDLDPIIVDAYKNNVLTNENVSNFSRGTEADVQKIVEAVAQSTELRYEATYYSSLGEFVNSYSNVITCNDDVFKEHGQGTCLENNGKLFLAWNMRANNGRLVSTGVYIARLAYRIKVGSKTMVNRTQDFLWGVRRGKANALDLGL; encoded by the coding sequence ATGAGGTGTAATTTGATCAAGAGAGCAACTCAGTTGCTCGCTTTACTAGTTCCCGCGACTTTCGCGGCGACGTATACGCTTACAGCTACTCACGAAGGCGAACTCTACTACGCTATTTACAACAATGCCAAAGATGAATGGGCTACGGGCTGCTCTAGCATTCCGAACCGTAGCGTGAGTTTCAACATCGAAAGTCGTAGGGTCTTGCCCAATTACGACTTGTACGTCTTTACTGACGCTAGCTGCCAGAACCTCCTGACTTCGGAAGGCATTTCGTTTAGCGATTTGTACCCGACTTCGCAGCAGGCAAGAATCACCATTTCTAACGATGGTACTTGGAAATTCACATCTCAAGGTGGATTCCCCGGTGGCCCGACAAATCCGGGTGGCCCAGGTGCTGGTGACAATCCCGGTGACCCTGGTAAAGACAATCCGGGTAAGCTTGCTGAGGGCATGAAGGTTATCAGCTTCTTTACGCCTTGGACCAATACCAACGCACAGGTATTTGTAGATGGTACCCCCACCGCCATGATTCCGCTGGACAATTACTGCGGATGGTTCATTGCTGCAGTCAAGGCCCCCACTGAAAACTTCACTGTTTACTTTAAGCAGACCATTGGCGAAAACTTTGTGGGCGCACAAGGTCTTACCTCTTCTCAGCCCGACATTACCGCCGAAATCAAGCTTGACTCCGTGGCCGCCCTTAGCGACACCGTTTGGGTCAAGGGCAACCAAGAAGGCGAACCTGGCGTTTATGCAGAACACCCTGCTGGCGTTTTGGGTGAATGCCCCTTGAAAAAGCTTCCGGTCATGATGTTCGACTGGCTGCATGGTAACAAGGGTGATGGCGTAAACGGTAACGGTAACCCCGAATATGGTGTTAGCGCAGACTTCGGTTCTGGCGGCTGTAGCGGTAGCCCCATGCGCGGCATGGTCGAAACCCAGTTGGGGGCAAACGGTGTGCCGGTTCCTGCGACTCCGTTCCCCGAAAACTGCAAGATTACTGAACACTTGAGTTCTTGGTTTCTCCCGGAATCCTTGGCTGTCGATGCCCAGGGCAACAAGCTTACCAACATGACTTGCCGCGACCTGTACATCTCTATGGATAGTGCAGGTTTCTGGCTGGCCGAAATTTCGAAGGATGCTATTTCTACGGGTAACGAAGCCAACCGTGGCGGTATGTTCCTGTTGGACGATTTCAAGTATCTTGACGAAGCAGGTACTATTCCGAACCCGTATTATGATCAGCAGAGAGGTGGTAAAGATAACGCAAACCATAATTTCGGCTTTACCATGAAGGTGCAGGCCACGTTCGAATACATTCCGGGCCAGTACTTCGACTTCTTGGGTGACGACGACGTGTGGGTGTTCATCAATAACAAACTGGTGGTAGACATCGGTGGCCAGCACGCTCAGGTCGCGGGTGCCGTAGACCTGGACACCCTCGGCCTTACTCCGGGCGAAACCTACAACTTCCACATTTTCTATGCCGAACGCCATACGAGTTCTTCGAACTTCCGTATGCATACTTCGATCGACTTGAAGACCGAAGCTAGCATCTTGCTCAAGAACCCGAATAACGACCCGAGCATGATCGACAGAGAAGTCTGGCAGAAGATTCGTAAGAACAAGCTTGCCTGCGACTTCACCGAAGGCGAAAAGGAACTTTCGCTTGAACGCGGTCCTTCTATCTTCACGCTGTTTGGTGGTAACCTGCCCTCTAACGGTGTGGTACTCGATACGGCCGGCATGTGGTTCGGTGGCATTACCGTGAACAGTGATTTTGACTCCTTCAGAATCGACAAGGAATCGATCAAGGACAATCGCGGCCTCGCTCCGGGTGTGTACTACCTGCGCGTAACGCTCCGCTCCGACAATTCCCAGTACAAGGATGTGTACTTTGTGGTGGGCGCCTACGAACTGCCGAACATTGTGTTTGCCGATTCTACTGGCAAGAACCTCGGTTCTACCGTTCGCAGCGACACCTTGCCGCTCAACATGAACAAAGACGTTACCATGTGGGTGGGCCAGTCTTATAAGGTTTACGTGCAGTATGCCGAAGACTGGGCTAGCGACGAAGTGGTTTATCCCTCGACAAACTTCGAAGATTTGATTCCTTGCGACTCGCTCGGCAACCCGATTACCGAAGTCAAGCTCGTGAACGGCAAGGGTTCGTTCTACGTGAAGGCTGTTGGCGAACTTTGGGGCGGCACGCTGTATGTAAAGGGCCAGGCTTCGGGCAATACCGCTGTCTGGAACGGCATCAACTTTGCCTTGCCGCCTGTACCGCAAATCAAACTTGCTGAAATCTTTGACCGCGATGGCGATGGCCGTGGCGACAGTATTTGGATTGAATTTGATGGAACGCTTGGTGGCAAGAACAGACTCGATTCTGCCAAGTTCACCTTTGGCACCAAATTCCAGGATGCTTACAAGCTGACCTATAGGGACGGCGGTACGCATGCAACGATCGTTGCCTCGGGCAGTGGCTTTGGCGGCGCCGTGTTTACCGGCGGAGTCGATAAAGTCTATACCGGTCAGATTACGGTGTGGTACACTTATTCTGATAATGGCAAGACTTCGTTCTTCCCGGCTCAGGGCCAGTTGCAAGACCAGATTGGTCCGGTCATTACCGCAGCTGAAGTGTCTTACATGAGCGACGGTAACACGCAGCTCTTGCTCACCTTCAGTGAAGGCCTCCAGAATGGCGAAAAGACCTCTGACATGTTCCAGTTCCATGTCTGGAAAAATGGAATCATGAGCACCGATGTCAAGCAGGCAAGCGATATCTCGGCAGCTGCTACCAACCAGTGGAAACTGATTTTCCCGAAGGGTACCGATACCGACATAATTCCGGCCGTGGGCGACTCCGTGCGCTTTACGGCACCGCCGCAAGTTTCGCTTGTGAACGACTTGATGTACGTGCCTCCGCATGCAAACAACCCCTGGATTCGCATTACCGGCGAACAGCGCGTGACCATTACCAGCCCGGGCGTTGTGACGCTCAATCCGGGAACGCCTGCATACGACAGCGCAAAGACGATTATTACGAGCGAATCTGCCACTGTGCCGAAAATCGTTCAGGATCCTTCTATCTTGACGGCAGAACAGGCTGCAGCCGCATACGGCACGCAGGGCCATTTCTTGGGCGACCTGAATATGGCTGAACTTGTCGAAAACGAAATCGCAGACATCATGAAGGCTATACAGGGTAACCCCGTGTATACCGACAAGAAGGCTGACGCTTCGAAGGGTGAAAAGACCACCTACACCATCGAAGAAATTATCGCTCAGGTAAGTTCTGGTCAAATGTCGATCAACGAGGCCAAGAAAAAGTTCGACCTCGACCCGATTATCGTAGACGCATACAAGAACAACGTGCTTACCAACGAAAACGTCAGCAACTTCTCGCGCGGCACCGAAGCCGATGTCCAGAAGATTGTAGAAGCGGTCGCCCAGAGCACGGAACTGCGCTACGAGGCCACCTACTACTCTAGCCTCGGTGAATTCGTGAACAGCTACTCGAACGTGATTACCTGTAACGACGATGTGTTCAAGGAACATGGCCAGGGCACCTGCCTCGAAAACAACGGCAAGCTGTTCCTCGCCTGGAACATGCGCGCAAATAACGGTCGCCTGGTCTCGACCGGCGTGTACATCGCAAGACTTGCATACCGCATCAAGGTCGGCAGCAAGACCATGGTGAACCGCACTCAGGACTTCTTGTGGGGCGTGCGCCGCGGCAAGGCCAACGCACTTGATTTAGGTCTCTAG